Genomic window (Phragmites australis chromosome 5, lpPhrAust1.1, whole genome shotgun sequence):
ataatagTATCACAAAAATGATGGATAGATAACTTTGTGTCGTGTGGTAGTGTTGGGATCAAGATTGATTATGATGTTGGTTCTTACTTTCAAACCCACCAAGGATTACGATAGAGTGATCCTTTATCACCTATTCTTTTCAACGTAGTGGTTGATATGTTGGCTATACTAATTGGCAGAACCAAAGAAGTTGGTCAGATCTTAGGGATTGTTCCACATATTTGTTGCATAATGGATTGTCTATTCTACAATTCGTTGATACCATCATTTTCATGAACCATGATCGGAACGGGACCCATAGATCTCCTCCTCTAACTCTAACAAACTAACAACACATAAAATTTACGCCAAATCTATCCGATTCACCATGTTCACATGGAAAATCTACCGCTGCTAACTACCGCATATATGACAATCAAACGAGATTTGCATTCATGTATCAAGTTTTTTAAACCCTACAATCTTTTATGAAACATATTTACAAGCAGCATAATGTATGGTGTAACAAAATCCTAACAACGAATGTGCAATTTTAGGAACCGTTCAAGCTGTAGCTCTCCTTGTTCGGATATCGTGCGTCACCCAAAACTTCTCCCAGGTACTTTTGCCTTTTCGCCCCGCAGAAGCTGATCCTATAAACTAAGCATGGTGGCCATGCCACTTTTGCTTCTGCTTGTTGTGTCCTTTGGTACACAAGGATGCATGCTCTATGCGCTACCACCGAGATGTGCATTTTTTTCTTACTGTTGCATTGCGTTTGTGAATGCCAGTAAGGGGGTCACATCGCAGGCTGGCAATGGTTTGGGTGCCGGCATGACGACGTTGTAGAAGCACACGGTGTTCTTCAATTGCAACCACGATGACATCGTCACCTTTGACAAGACGTATGAAGGTGAGCTTGACCGCCTCTCCATTTCCACCATTGTTTCCACACTTCAACATGGAGCATACATGCACATTCATTTCATGCTAGCTTTGTGTCGTTCGTTTCAACCTTGTAATTTCAATAATCGTGCTCGATACTACATTGGTGATTTGTTTCTTTGGATGGTGGTAGGCTTGAAGGAGATTGGAGTTGGAACTGTCACGGCCAAAGCCAGCACGGCCTTGATCAACGTCGTCATTACCCCCAAGACCAGAcctgtactctctctctctctctctctctctctctctctctctctctctctctctctctctctctctcacaccgTCTCTGTCATGTATAACGGCCTTTTTTTTTGTGTCTGGTATGGTTCCGGACTTTTGGTAAACTTGAGGCTTGTAGGGAAGCCTTGCTTTGCAGATGAGGCGATGTAAGTCATGGCATTTTTATGTTTCGGTAGATTATTAGCACGTTGATTATTTATAAGCAGCTAGCCCAACATTAGGTGTtgaaaccaactaatcatacACATTCTTCTGTTGTACTCGTGTACCGTTACAAGCTGTCTTCAAACTTCAATTCCTAGGATAATTTATGTGCATGTACCACATTCAGTACCACAACTATATTGCCAAATCTGATAAGATGATGAGGGTCAAATAATCGAATGTACTTAATGTGAATTCGCCGATTGTGACATTGCAAGCGTGTGATGATGTTGACATGGCTAGCTGCTATGTTGCTTAGCATGTGGCCAATTGATGCTCTTCTTTTACAGCAAAATTTCCTACCTAACCCGATTATGGATCATGTGGATGTCACTTgagcacttctctctctcttcttcttctttttgtgaaGCACTTATGCACTTCTTACACTCACCACGAAATGCAAATagtatgaatttttttcattctaTCCAAACAAATTCAAGATAATGCACCTCATCACGCATGGATATCTACATAGAAAACATCCATAAAGGGATCCATGGAAGCGATACAGGCGCATACGACGCTCAAGGAAGGTGCATAGCCAACAAAATATCAATATATGCCCTTGACGCATAAtgcaaacaaaaaatatttgtccATTGCGATGTGTAATCTTATAGGTTTTCTAACACTTGAAAAGCTTCACATGTTTGTTCCCGAGTAGTTGGATGAGAAGTTCACCAAGCACGACAAAGCCATCCCCAAGGCCATGAATTCAGATGAGCTTGAAGCGATGCTCAAGGCGAACCAAGAGGACAAGGGCGACAAGGGATGATAATTTTTGGGCTAGTCTGAAGTGTTTTTCAGAAGATACTGCTCCCCTAAATTTTTGTTCACAGTCTCTGTTCTTGACCTTGCACAAACAACAATGAAGGCTTGCAGCTTCGTCAGAGTGAAAGATGATGTACAAGCTCGCCAAGGACAAGGACAGGTTCCTTCGTAAGGACATCGTGAGAGCCGTCTATGATGGAACCCTCTTTCATCGGTAGGTGGCGCAGGGGAAGAAGGCTTGATTCATCTGAGCAACAAGATGATTGGTTGATCTGATTATatatgttgttgttgctgcataAGAAAATTTGTTGATAATGTAAAATGTAGCCTCTTTACAGTTTGTTTAAGTTGGTACAAGTTGTTGCTGCATAAGAAAATTGATTGTTTACAGTTTGTTTAAGTTGGTACGTGCTTTTTTTCTGGAGCAGAAATTGCATAGAGTTGTTGGGCTGCACTGAGACGTATTCCTATTTGTTTTGAGTTTCTCACTTGTGGGCCGTGTGATGGGTCAGCCTGTCCAAAGCTATGTGCTCCCTCAGTTTAAACTGGATCTAAAACAAACCACCTCCTGGGCGTCAGTCGGCTTTGGTTGTTGACTGTTGTTGTCTCTGTTCTACCTGCATTTGATCTAGACCAGTAATTTTTCCACTCTAACTTGCGTGCAATCCAAGAGACAGTCGAGTAGGATTACGGTATACTTTCAGCAACCACTTTCCACTGCCTCCACCATTTGTAAGAGATTTCAGCTTCGTGTGACTGGAGCCGTCTAGTTGCCTGCATGTTCGCAGCTCTGTTGCTACATTTGCTCCTTAGTTGTTGTTCAAATTTTCAAATGTTAGCTCCTTTCAATTCAACATCACCCGACCTTATATTGGGCAAGTTAGTTTATGTGTTGGTTTGTGCTAGGCAGAGGCTTGTTGTTGGCAGGTGCATATGTTTGGGTTCAGTGGAGGCTTACCAGGCCACTTGGTTCAATGTTTGACATTGTGACGTGCTTTTGCTATGTATTTTAGCTTTTGGTTGCTGACAAACCTTGTTGCTTCTCTATGTTTGAAATCAGTGATGAAGACTTATATGTGTTCAACTGGAATGTCTGAGGACTCAACCTCACTACTCGGTGAGAGCTTGTTTTCGAGTTACTGCAGGCAACCAAACCAAAAGTAGCTTGCCTTCAGGACACTAAGTTTAATCACATTGATCCAGGATTGAGACTTGAATTCTTGGGTCAAACATCAGCCTCTTTTGCCTACCTTCCAGCCATAGGCACAAGAGGAGGTGTCCTGCTTGCATGGGACACAAATTACATTGATGCAACTAATGTGGTTTTGAAAGAGTTCTCTCTTTCAGTGTGGATTACCTTGAAGTTTTCCAACATTTCATTCATGCTGACCACTATTTATGGACCCTCGAAAGATGCTGATAAACCATATTTCATGGAGGAGTTGTTGTCCATATGGCCGCCAGAGGGGACACCTTGGCTATGTATGAGAGATTTTAACCTGATTTATGAagcaaatgataagaacaatttgaatatTAATAGGAGGCTTATGGGAAGTTTCAGGCACACCTTGAATAGATGTGAGCTCCTAGAGACTACCCTTCATAACCACAAATATACATGGAGCAATAAAAGGGAGAATCCCACTTTGGTTTACCAAAGATTAGGATATGTctttctcttccttctctctacAAGCCCTATCTTCATGTTAGACCATTGCTCCCTATTCCTGTGCTAACAATGGTGGTCACCAAGGCGTGCGAGCTTCAAGTTTGAACAATTTTAGACACGTGTCCCTGGATTCATTGAGGTAGCCAAAGAAGCTTGGCCAGATAGCATGGTTTTGGATTTCAAGCTAGCTGCACGGTCATCTTTCGGCACCGTTATTCCCAAACCGTTTCAAACATAGCAAATGAAAAACAGAATGGTGGTTGATGCGATGTGTGAGGAGTGATGGATCCGTGATATTTATATCACAACCTCACTGTTGGGCTCATCGAGGAATATTTGCAACTTAGTGATCTAATTGAGATGCCTACTTTTTACCCGACTGATGTGGCCAATGATGAAATCACCTGGATAAGAACAACAAATGAAGAATATTCAGCAAAATATGCTTATCAGATGCAGTTTAATGGTGGAATGCAATCTGAATTTCTGACCACAATTTGGCAAAATTGGGCTCCTTCCATATGCAAGATTTTCCTTTGGCTACTACTACAAAACCGTGTAGGACTGCAGATAGGCTATAGCTTAGGGAGTGACCTAACTGCTACTTTTTCTAATTATGTTGCCGCAATCTTGAAACGGCCCACCATATCTTCCAAAGAAGGTTAGGaagtacaatcaatttggagCGCCATCAATGTGTGGGCTGGCTGTCCGAGTCTATCACCATCAAATTGGTAGGTTATTGAATATATCAAGGACTAGTACCATGGACTAACTACACGCTTACCTACTGCTACAACAAATGGGCTCTGCTCGCTATCCATCCTAACAATCTGGAGCATTTAGCAGGAGATGAACGACGGAGTTTTCAGCTGGAACCAGAAGCAATTGCCTCAACTGGTTTATGTGATTCAAGATGAAGTTCGCACCTAGTGCTCAGCTGGCGCTAAATACCTCACGGAACTAGTTGCCCACATCTACTTTTTTCTTGGTTGAACAATCCCTCATGAGTAGTTCTCTACCTCCTGTCTTGCTTGGTTTTGGCAAGACAAGCTATAGGATCAAGGTGGCAGAAGAGTGGAGGATGTATAGGCGGTTCTAAAATTTCTAGCAAGAGTTAACCGAATCTAATGCGAAATTAATGATCggttacaacacatataaacCTCATAAAATCTATGTCTCAATAAAGTGATCAATTCTATATTTATGTCATGGTTTACAACCTAAGGTGAcatataaataattataattcTAGGAATGTAAATTGAATAAAGTAAAAAGCTTAAGTAGACAAACCACATAGGAGACACCAAATTTTTTACCATAGTCTCGGAGACTTACCGGTCTTCTCTAATGCACATTGAGGTGGTTTCAAGTCTTCAATCGCTCCTCTAttaagtatgcaattctcaccatgAGAAGAGGCTCaccacgagcaacttgatcttaagagaataatccaatgaaccactcactaTCTTGATTCTACCAGAGTTATACTTTACCACTTTGGCAAAGCAtgcacaaagcctctcacaatcacaccGTGCCTTCTCACAAGCTTATTTGAGAAGATTACCGGATTACAACACCATCGCACCATCTAGGTGTTAAtaaacaccaagagtaacaagcaaAAACTAACTTGACTCTCACCAAGTGCCTAAAACTCAACCTCGAATGCAAATGCTCTTGATTCTTGCATCACATCTCTCTCTATGTGTAACACATGAACAAATATGTGGAGAGAACTTTATTTAGCTCAAGGATGCTCAATGGAGATAGGAGAGACACTCTAAGTTGCTGAATAAGAAGTATATATAGGTCATACCaccaaaactagctgttatacCTAAGTTGACCCAAACCTCTGTATTTGGCGGTTAGACCACATTACACAACCTGGTCAAACCATCACTCAAGCCAACAGCTatgaaactagccgttacagccTTTTCAGGCCATCGACGGTCAAACCGACCACCTTGGCGATCAAACACCAACCGTTCCAGAGAGATGAAAGTTCTCTATTACTTCTAGCAGTCAAACCGGCTCTCTTGACAGTCAGACCGCTAACCTCTCCAAGAAAACGAAGGTTCTCTGCAAACtttagcggtcagaccgataATATTGGAGGTCATACCGCCACTCACAGCTGATACTCAGAGAAACAACGATAAATTTTAAACTCGATGTCCTATTTAGGTGATCTTAAactctacgaaaagcttattcagatagctacacatccctactgattgcttgatctcaaacatattggatcaaacCTAGAAACACAGTCCAAAGATCCACCACAAGAAAAACTACTTGAACCCCAGTcgtcttaaaaaataaatttgcaaaCTAATGGTTTCATGCGACAAAGGGTTAAAGCATTCACTATAACAATTTGCAAAACACATTTGCAAACTTAGTGACATGTTACACGGAGTAGAAACATGGACTTAAGCTATTTGTAAAACACATTTGTAAACTATAACATTCGACAAAAGAGAGTATGTATatgcaagattgagcttatcaacacatggtaaaactcaagcaatctTCTAGacctctcttaatagtacaatATTTATTATATCAATcctattatttttcttctctaattacCATTGACcggtaaaaaaaatactctatattttatacctttgtcttgagctagccatctcgttggacttgatgaacacatcatccgagtcTCGATGCTTCTTCTaagcttgtcatcaactcttcacttgagcttgatgacgatGTTCATCCTCACTTCCTATCCCGATCCTCTCTTAATATTAtggaagcttgatgaagttcgCTTGATTACTTCCTATGTACCAAGTATGAAAAACTTCTCTTGCACATCATCTTCATATAATTCACCACAAGCATCAAGCGTATAGATTGTCCACTAAGTTTGTCTTGATCTTACTCTTCCAACttagcatattgaatatcttaatTCAATAGTTACCTTCATATAGAACATAACCCTATTCATTCAAGCACATAGTAATTTGATTAGTCTATAAAATTTCAATTAATAATCTCATACATTTAGTTAATTAATCTCAATAAGTGACTTAACCGCCACATAACTTGAGTGTTGCCCTTGCGTAGATGGCAATCAGATCGCTAGACACTTAAAACAGTTTCTCTCAAAGTGAACTCTTCATTCAGGATTTTCGGTTACTGTTAGAGTGAATTCCTCATTTAGAATTTTCGGTTTCTCTCGAATTTCTCATTCAGGATTTCTGATTTCACTCAAAATGAATTCCTCATTTAGGATTTCCGATTTCTCTCAAAATGAATTACCCAATAAATTCATGTTCAATCCTCCATATACCTTATAGAACAACATACTAATAATTcttaacataattattagtccgtaaatattatcattaattactaaaccACACTTAAAGGCTAGATACACCTTCACAAGCATCTTAACTTTACACCACTTGACGTATGTAAATGCTTCTCTTTTATTGATACATAAGCCGGCAACATTCCAGATCTTTTGAAACAAAAGATTCTTTTTAGGAATTTGAATGGAAACGATGAATATCTTATGATCAAGCGAGATTTTATAGGACAGGATGGCGCCAATCGAACTCATTTGCTGCTGCTGGCCTGGGGCACGAGGCCATGGCCGTGCATGCTTCAGTTGTTCAGGAGTGCATGTCTCCACTTTAGTTTTCTAGGGGTTCTGAGACTAGCTAATTGTATTGGAAATATGACTCTGTATACATTTGTGCTAATACGATATATCTTAATTATCTTCTGTTCCATATAATACTTATCTATATAttaatttcttttatatattataatataaattttaacGTAAATAAACCGTCTTAATAAGCTATACGTGCTATGCCTTAGTACAATTTTCGTGGTCAACTGTACTTAAAGGGGCCCGAAGGGCGTGGGGGGGCACGAGACCATCTGCAAGCAAGAGGAGAAAGGGTAGAGCAGTCAGCGCGCGAGGGAGGGTCGAGAAGAAATCGCCGGAGATGGGCACCACTCCACGAAGatgggcggcgacggcgggggtTCTGCCTCCCCTGCTTCTTCTCTTCGCCGTGCTCTTCTGTAAGACACTGTCCTCCGGGACATCGTAGTCAGATTTTGATTTTGCAAACCACCTGTTTGCTTATTTGTCCCTATCTGGCTCCGCGAAGGgagcccggcggcggcggcgtacgACGACGCTCGGGGTGCCGGCGTGACGGACCTGCAGAAGCACGCGGCCTTcttcgacggcgacggcgacggcgtcgTCTCCTTATCCGAGACGTACCAAGGTGAGCTCTTTGTCTGACCCCCAGTTTACTCCTGAATACGCTTCGTTCATGCTGTAATTCACGCGGTCATGTATGTTTGGTCGTTGCGTGGGCAGCGTTTCGGGCCCTTGGATTCGGAGTTGGCATGTCCAGCATCAGTGCTGCCTTCATCAATGGCGCCCTTGGTTCCAAGACCAGACCTGTAAGACCCCCACCCCTCTCCCTTTTCTCTCTGAGTATTTCGGAGTTTAAGGTGCCTGGTTAAGCTGTTGACTTGCACAAAAGCCTAACTTCTCTGCAAAGACAACAGATTATGCCATTTTTATGTAAGTCTAGCGGTTATTTTTAGGGTTGTGACTTGATCTTAGGGTTAATATTCCTATTACCTCCTGAGTAGTAATAGATAAAAAATCAATTATGGCATAGCAACAAGGAAAGTAACAAGTTTTGGCACCTGTCATTTTAAGAGCGGTGGTTAATAAGGTAAATAATTAGTGAAAGAATTTGAATTGGTGTAGCAATATTCTCATTATGCATTTAAGTTTAAAAACAATAGATATCAAATTCTGGAAGTAAAATTTCGAAAAGATGAAAGTTTAAAATTCAGACCATTCTAAAAATGTGTGCCTGGTTTTTACTTTAAGACTACCATGGAAAATTTGAACTTATAGATATTTGAATTGTGGTGCACGCAATAGATATTTGAGTTTTCGAGGACAAATGTTTTCCTCCAATTACAACAATGTTTTGATAGGTTTAGCTTTATTTTGcattttgaaaattattttagATATGTAAGCCCATATCGGTAGGTCTGCAGGCTACCTTCTTTTCGGTAGGTGCATCCCTTGATTTATGCATGAATGGTTGAGTTTAGGAAGGCTAAACATGCTCATCTGTACCTTCCTTTTAGTTGCTATGGATTTATTGGAAggaacaaatatattttttattaggcAAAAGAGACCATTCATAATCAACTGTTATGATCTATTACAACTCTTACCACTTGCGAGGTAAGAGGGAGCACCTTAAAAGAGTGCCTAGCAACTCACAAGAGCTGTTGGGTCTGGAGGATTCAACAGTTTGCAGTACTGTTATAAATCGAACACCACAAAAATTGAATTCTCGACAGTATGAGATGTGACTAGTACAGCAGATTAATTGCGGAAAATGACAAGATGCTAATCAAATCATCAAACGAACCTAAGGATTCATAGGGAGGTTCAGTTGATGATTGTGACAGAACAGGCTTGTGATTTAGTACATGCTTTGTACTTAGCAActgaaatatttttaaagaaatGTTGTCGAATCATTACAAATGCAGGAAAACGCGACGTCATCGCACTTGGATATCTACATAGAGAACATCCACAAAGGGATCCATGGAAGTGATACAGGCTCATATGACGCTGAAGGAAGGTAAGCCATCGATTCGCTGACGTCCCTCTCTCATTCAAGTGTTGAACATACATCAGTTACCCTCCAGTAGGTTTGCTAACACTACAATTCTGCAGGTTCGTTCCTGAAAAGTTCGACGAGATATTCACCAAGAACGCAAAAACTGTACCTGACGCTCTAACATCAGATGAGATTGATGCGCTGCTCCTTGCGAACAGAGAGCCTGGTGACTACGAAGGATGGTAATTATCCAGCCCAAAGTTCATGATACTTGTCAGTTATCAGTGCCCCTTTAGCCCTATAGCCTCAGTGTCTGTCTCTGTCTTGCAGGGTTGGAGCAACGTCGGAGTGGAAGATCCTGTACAGCCTTGGCAAGGACAAGGACGGCCTCCTTCGCAAGGACGTCGCGAGAGGCGCCTACGACGGGAGCCTGTTTCACCAGTTGGTGCAGGAGAGGGCATCTGGTGACAAGTAACAACTGGACTGAGAGGAGTCTCGTCTTACTTACTGGTACAAGCAAATTCGATTAGGATAAGGGCTGCACCGTGAACATGCCGTCCAGCAACTTGCATTAGCCGTGTGAACAAGTGTGAACAGAATCTGCAGGTAGGAGGGCTGCGCTGTGAACATGCCGTCAAGCATTGCATTAACCGTGTGAACAAGTGTGAACAGAATCTGCAGGTAGGACGAGTGTGAACAGTCTCGGTGCGATCTGCTTGTTTGTTTGACACTTCTCCCCCCGTGATCGATGCTTGTCTCTGTTCTGTCATTATTGCAATCGAGCCCGTTTTgagtctgtttgtttgagctggAGACTGTGAAAAGCAGTTTATAGATTATGGATTATAAAAGTTGGATGGTAGACTGTTATAATCTGGTGGAAGATGGATTGCTgtattgttacaatctgtgtgttg
Coding sequences:
- the LOC133919737 gene encoding probable peroxygenase 5 — encoded protein: MGTTPRRWAATAGVLPPLLLLFAVLFWSPAAAAYDDARGAGVTDLQKHAAFFDGDGDGVVSLSETYQAFRALGFGVGMSSISAAFINGALGSKTRPENATSSHLDIYIENIHKGIHGSDTGSYDAEGRFVPEKFDEIFTKNAKTVPDALTSDEIDALLLANREPGDYEGWVGATSEWKILYSLGKDKDGLLRKDVARGAYDGSLFHQLVQERASGDK